The genome window TCCGACAAAAAACGTCCCGCCCGGCTGGAATTGAACTTGCAGGTCAGGACTCACGCCGGCAAATCCTGTATTCAGGTGGCATTGAGAAAGCATCTGATGGTGGAGGAAGTATCTTCCAACGGTTCTGATAGCATTAAGTCCGGCGATGCTGTTGCGCTTTTGTCTCCAATGAAGCTGATCGACTGCAATCGGGAATTCTTGTCGCTGTTTGGTCGCAAATCAACCCGTATTCCGGATCGCAGGCTGACAGCTTTCTTCAGCATGGAAAGTCGTCGGAAAATAAAAGCGCTTTTTAACGGTTCGTGCAAAGACGGAGTGCCACTCGAACTGGAGGGAATGCACAATAGCGGGGATCTTCTGTATTTCGAAGCTATACCTGAAACTATCCCTTGTAATCGGCGCACTCTTTTGAGGCTCAGGATGAGGGACCTGACATCGCACAAGAAAACCGAACATGAGTTGATCAGGAGCAGGGCTCGTTTCCATTCACTTCTGGAAAACGTTCATTACGGATTCTTCATAATCGACCTGGAGTCGAGCAGGATCGTCTTTATGAACAACTATGGTCGCGCGCTTGTAGGTAAAACGAAAATTCCGCTGGAGAAATTGAATCCACTTCAGTTTCTGCTTCCCGAGAGACTTCCTAAAATACAGGCCATCTTTAATAGATTTACCGATGGAAGTTTAAAAGAATACCGTAGTGAGGAGGAACTGAAACTTCCGGATGGACGCCGAATTCATATCGAGTATGAAAGTCACTATATAGAATACCAGGGAAATGCCTGTATTCAGGGGATATTCCAGGATATCAGCTCGAGGGTTGAGGCAAAAAGAGCTCTGCAGGAAAACGAGGAACGCTTTCGCCAGATGGCGGAAAATATCCGCGAGATTTTCTGGATCGTTGAACGCAACCCGACTCGTACTATCTATGTCAGCCCGGTGTATGAAGAGATTATTGGCCTGCCCCTGGAGGATGTCTACCATGACCATGACGATTACCTCAAGCTGGTTCATCCCGATGACTATGAGAAGGTGTCAGCAAGATTCGATAAAGCTGATATTGAAACCGACACCGAGTATCGAATTGTGCGCCCCGATGGTTCTATTCGCTGGTTGCGATCGCGCAGCTTTCCGATTTTTGATGATAAGGGCGAAGTTTACCGTACAGCAGGAATTGTGAGAGATATTACAGAGCGGAAATTGACCGAGCAGGCTCTCAAATCTTCAGAACACAAGTATCGCGGGCTTTATGAGAATTTGACCGACGGTTTCGCCGCTTCTGACCTGAAGGGTAACATCGTTGAATTCAATCGAGCGTTTGAGCTTATGACCGGCTATTCTCCGGCTGAGCTCAAGAGGTTGCATTTCAACGATCTGACCCCTGAGAAATGGCATCCGATGGAAACCCGGATTATGCGCGAGGAAGCCCTGGTAAAAGGTTATTCGAAAGTCTACGAAAAAGAATACCGTCGCAAAGACGGTGCTCTGGTGCCGGTTGAAATGAGGGCTCACCTGCTTCGTGATATCGAGGGTGATCCGGTTGGTTACTGGGCGATTATCAGGGATATCACTGACCGTAAGAAGACTGATAAGACAATTCGTGAATCGGAGCAGAAATATCGCTCTGTGGTCGATAATGTCGGAATCGGAATTTCTCTGATAAGCCCGGAGATGCGTATTCTCTCGCTTAATAACCAGATGAAAAAGTGGTTTCCGCATATCGACGAAACCAAGCGTCCGTTGTGCTACAGGCAGTTTCAAAAGCCACTTAGAAACAAGATCTGCCCGTTCTGTCCAACCAGCAAGACTTTCGAGGAT of Candidatus Zixiibacteriota bacterium contains these proteins:
- a CDS encoding PAS domain S-box protein, producing MSKNMKKKASLKTPASTRVPGNAHSVSNLIRYYKQARIPESDRRGICLLDGDSLRIVKSNRLIRSVFCMRKDDFEGRKFPDLFYFSDRPRLESALKECLDHDRMIDLDGIFLRSDKKRPARLELNLQVRTHAGKSCIQVALRKHLMVEEVSSNGSDSIKSGDAVALLSPMKLIDCNREFLSLFGRKSTRIPDRRLTAFFSMESRRKIKALFNGSCKDGVPLELEGMHNSGDLLYFEAIPETIPCNRRTLLRLRMRDLTSHKKTEHELIRSRARFHSLLENVHYGFFIIDLESSRIVFMNNYGRALVGKTKIPLEKLNPLQFLLPERLPKIQAIFNRFTDGSLKEYRSEEELKLPDGRRIHIEYESHYIEYQGNACIQGIFQDISSRVEAKRALQENEERFRQMAENIREIFWIVERNPTRTIYVSPVYEEIIGLPLEDVYHDHDDYLKLVHPDDYEKVSARFDKADIETDTEYRIVRPDGSIRWLRSRSFPIFDDKGEVYRTAGIVRDITERKLTEQALKSSEHKYRGLYENLTDGFAASDLKGNIVEFNRAFELMTGYSPAELKRLHFNDLTPEKWHPMETRIMREEALVKGYSKVYEKEYRRKDGALVPVEMRAHLLRDIEGDPVGYWAIIRDITDRKKTDKTIRESEQKYRSVVDNVGIGISLISPEMRILSLNNQMKKWFPHIDETKRPLCYRQFQKPLRNKICPFCPTSKTFED